The Deinococcus taeanensis genome has a window encoding:
- a CDS encoding dihydrodipicolinate synthase family protein, producing the protein MTHPKLFEGVFPAITTPFAADGSVDHAFLSDHARWMMRGGSRGIVPLGSLGEGNTLEEAEKIAILDTLVEALGDAPVVPGIGSLSTAGAVRLAQAARDAGCQGLMVLPPYVYTSDWREMKAHMAAVISATDLPVILYNNPIAYRTDFLTAHILELAAEHPNVRAVKESSADVRRVTALAAALPPHVELMVGVDDLLLEGVAAGATGWIAGLVNAYPAESVRLFDLARDGRLDEATDLYRWFLPLLRLDTGIKFVQLIKQVQAETGRGSARVRAPRLALTAEEVRDVQALVRQAAAQQPTPV; encoded by the coding sequence ATGACCCACCCCAAACTCTTCGAAGGTGTCTTTCCTGCCATCACCACGCCCTTTGCTGCCGACGGCAGCGTGGACCACGCCTTTCTGAGCGACCACGCCCGGTGGATGATGCGCGGCGGCAGCCGGGGCATCGTGCCCCTGGGCTCGCTCGGCGAAGGCAACACCCTGGAGGAAGCGGAGAAGATCGCCATTCTCGACACGCTGGTTGAGGCGCTGGGCGACGCGCCGGTGGTGCCGGGCATCGGCAGCCTCAGCACCGCCGGGGCTGTGCGCCTCGCGCAGGCCGCCCGGGACGCCGGGTGCCAGGGCCTGATGGTGCTGCCCCCCTACGTGTACACCAGCGACTGGCGAGAAATGAAAGCCCACATGGCGGCCGTGATCAGCGCGACCGACCTGCCGGTCATCCTCTACAACAACCCCATCGCGTACCGCACGGACTTCCTCACCGCCCACATCCTCGAACTCGCCGCCGAGCACCCCAACGTGCGCGCCGTGAAGGAGTCCAGCGCCGACGTGCGCCGCGTGACCGCCCTGGCGGCCGCCCTGCCGCCCCACGTCGAACTGATGGTCGGCGTGGACGACCTGCTGCTCGAAGGGGTCGCGGCCGGCGCCACCGGCTGGATCGCCGGGCTGGTCAACGCCTACCCGGCCGAGAGCGTGCGGCTGTTCGACCTGGCCCGCGACGGGCGCCTGGACGAGGCCACGGACCTGTACCGCTGGTTCCTGCCGCTGCTGCGCCTGGACACCGGCATCAAGTTCGTGCAGCTCATCAAACAGGTGCAGGCCGAAACCGGCCGCGGCAGCGCCCGCGTGCGCGCGCCCCGCCTCGCCCTCACCGCCGAGGAGGTCCGCGACGTGCAGGCCCTCGTCCGTCAGGCGGCCGCCCAGCAGCCCACCCCGGTATGA
- a CDS encoding aldehyde dehydrogenase (NADP(+)) gives MTAPRAFHALNPATGEALPTPVPVTSPEALAAAVNAAARAARPFARLPGARRAAFLTAAADQITALTDELVARAMEETALTEPRLRGEAARTAQQLRLFADLAREGSWVDARLDRPDPRRTPPKPDVRSLRVPLGPVAVFGASNFPLAFSVAGGDTAAALAAGCPVIVKAHPAHPATSAVAARALQAAAAATAMPEGTFTVVYDDGHDVGLALVRHPHIRAVGFTGSRAGGQALLAAAQARPVPIPVFAEMSSVNPLILSERAVQAGGAPLVAGLTASITGSGGQLCTQPGLLFVPDGAAGDALLLDLARALQAAPACTLLSGGIHEAYAGGTAALAAHPEVKTLQHAAGEGRGVHAALYAAPLAALTSAPDLAQEVFGPVSLAIRYGSLAALTGALQALEGQLTATLHARPEELPAWQPVLEVLSSKAGRVILNGFPTGVEVGHAMVHGGPFPATSDGASTSVGTRAAERFTRLFAYQDHPDALLPPELQNANPLKLWRLVDGQRTQEPLTPEVTA, from the coding sequence ATGACCGCCCCGCGCGCCTTTCACGCACTCAACCCGGCCACAGGGGAGGCCCTGCCCACGCCCGTCCCGGTCACGTCCCCCGAAGCGCTCGCAGCGGCTGTGAACGCCGCGGCCCGCGCGGCCCGCCCGTTCGCGCGGCTCCCCGGTGCGCGGCGCGCGGCGTTCCTGACTGCCGCGGCCGACCAGATCACGGCCCTGACCGACGAACTCGTCGCGCGGGCCATGGAGGAAACCGCCCTGACGGAACCGCGACTGCGGGGCGAGGCCGCCCGCACCGCCCAGCAGCTGCGGCTGTTCGCGGACCTGGCGCGCGAGGGCTCCTGGGTGGACGCCCGGCTGGACCGGCCCGACCCGCGCCGCACGCCGCCAAAGCCGGACGTCCGCAGCTTGCGCGTCCCCCTGGGACCGGTGGCGGTGTTCGGGGCCAGCAACTTCCCGCTGGCGTTCAGTGTGGCCGGAGGCGACACGGCGGCCGCCCTCGCGGCAGGCTGCCCGGTGATCGTCAAAGCCCACCCGGCCCACCCCGCCACGTCGGCCGTCGCGGCGCGCGCGCTCCAGGCCGCCGCCGCCGCGACCGCGATGCCCGAAGGCACCTTCACCGTGGTGTACGACGACGGGCATGACGTGGGCCTCGCTCTGGTGCGTCATCCCCACATCCGCGCGGTGGGCTTCACCGGGTCACGCGCGGGCGGTCAGGCGCTGCTGGCCGCCGCGCAGGCCCGGCCGGTGCCCATCCCCGTGTTCGCGGAAATGAGCAGCGTCAATCCACTGATCCTGAGCGAGCGTGCCGTGCAGGCCGGCGGCGCCCCGCTCGTGGCCGGGCTGACCGCCAGCATCACTGGTTCCGGCGGGCAGCTGTGCACCCAGCCGGGCCTGCTGTTCGTGCCGGACGGCGCCGCTGGAGACGCCCTCCTGCTCGACCTGGCCCGGGCGCTGCAGGCGGCGCCCGCCTGCACCCTGCTCTCCGGCGGCATCCACGAGGCCTACGCCGGCGGCACCGCCGCCCTGGCCGCGCACCCGGAGGTGAAAACACTCCAGCACGCCGCCGGGGAGGGTCGCGGCGTTCACGCGGCGCTCTACGCGGCGCCCCTCGCGGCGCTCACCTCTGCCCCCGACCTGGCTCAGGAAGTGTTCGGACCGGTCAGTCTGGCCATCCGGTACGGCTCCCTTGCCGCGCTGACCGGGGCCCTGCAGGCGCTCGAAGGGCAACTCACCGCAACCCTGCACGCCCGCCCTGAAGAACTGCCCGCGTGGCAGCCCGTGCTGGAGGTGCTGAGCAGCAAGGCCGGGCGCGTCATCCTCAACGGGTTTCCCACCGGGGTGGAGGTGGGCCACGCCATGGTGCACGGCGGCCCGTTCCCGGCCACCAGCGACGGCGCCAGCACCAGCGTCGGCACCCGCGCCGCCGAGCGTTTCACCCGTCTCTTCGCCTATCAGGACCATCCCGACGCCCTGCTGCCGCCCGAGCTGCAAAACGCCAACCCCCTGAAGCTCTGGCGGCTGGTGGACGGCCAGCGAACGCAAGAACCCCTTACCCCGGAGGTCACCGCATGA
- a CDS encoding branched-chain amino acid ABC transporter substrate-binding protein, whose protein sequence is MNHRLLRAAALPLSALLLGSAHAQTTLKVATVSPLSGAQSDMGLQLRNGAQLALNEAKAQFKKLGFDLQLVAYDDQADPTTGTAAARKIVSDKSVLAVVGTLNSGVAIPVSSVLAASHVAMVSPLNTANEVTDRGLKNVNRIVARVDAQGPAAATFMMKAFKVKTVYVLNDKTTFGEGLADEVERALKAAGVQVLANEGTEEKSDFSSIIAKIKLQRPDAIYFGGMYSQAGVFARQLREAGILTPIVGGDGFDSTELRTIAGPGAERIYFTTIAAPPESLAAAKTLAAQYQKAFGRPLQGFGLFSYDATKVALQGILSAIRNQGNTRPTREQVEQAIRKGTVTGLISGTVSFNSLGDRREVKLYILQVAHKAFTLETTINVVSKRP, encoded by the coding sequence ATGAACCACCGCCTGCTGCGCGCCGCTGCACTCCCCCTGTCCGCCCTGCTGCTCGGGTCTGCCCACGCGCAGACCACCCTCAAGGTCGCCACAGTTTCGCCCCTTTCCGGCGCCCAGTCGGACATGGGGCTGCAACTCAGGAACGGCGCTCAACTCGCCCTCAACGAGGCCAAAGCCCAGTTCAAGAAGCTCGGCTTCGACCTGCAGCTCGTGGCCTACGACGACCAGGCCGATCCGACCACCGGTACCGCCGCCGCCCGCAAGATCGTGTCCGACAAGAGTGTGCTGGCGGTGGTCGGCACCCTGAACAGCGGCGTCGCGATTCCCGTCAGCAGCGTCCTGGCAGCCAGCCACGTGGCGATGGTGTCTCCGCTGAACACCGCCAACGAGGTGACCGACCGGGGCCTGAAGAACGTCAACCGCATCGTCGCGCGCGTCGACGCGCAGGGCCCCGCCGCCGCCACCTTCATGATGAAAGCCTTCAAGGTCAAAACGGTCTATGTCCTCAACGACAAGACCACGTTCGGAGAAGGGCTCGCGGACGAGGTCGAACGGGCCCTCAAAGCCGCAGGCGTGCAGGTCCTGGCGAACGAAGGCACAGAGGAGAAAAGCGATTTCTCCAGCATCATTGCCAAGATCAAGTTGCAGCGGCCTGACGCGATCTACTTCGGCGGCATGTACAGCCAGGCAGGCGTGTTTGCCCGGCAACTGCGCGAAGCGGGCATCCTGACCCCCATCGTGGGGGGAGATGGATTCGACAGCACTGAACTCCGGACCATCGCGGGCCCCGGCGCCGAGCGCATCTACTTCACCACCATCGCGGCCCCGCCCGAGTCGCTGGCGGCCGCGAAAACACTGGCCGCCCAGTACCAGAAAGCTTTTGGCCGCCCGCTGCAGGGGTTCGGCCTGTTCTCCTACGACGCGACGAAAGTCGCACTTCAGGGAATTCTCAGTGCCATCCGGAATCAGGGGAACACGCGCCCAACCCGCGAGCAGGTGGAACAGGCCATCCGCAAGGGGACCGTCACGGGCCTCATTTCCGGAACTGTCAGTTTCAACAGCCTCGGTGACCGCAGGGAAGTCAAGCTGTACATCCTGCAGGTGGCGCACAAGGCCTTCACGCTGGAAACCACGATCAATGTGGTCTCGAAGCGGCCCTGA
- a CDS encoding IS1/IS1595 family N-terminal zinc-binding domain-containing protein, whose protein sequence is MECPQCGAVRIVKNGHAHTGKQR, encoded by the coding sequence CTGGAGTGTCCGCAGTGCGGCGCCGTCCGCATCGTCAAAAACGGTCACGCTCACACAGGTAAGCAGCGGTAA
- a CDS encoding IS1 family transposase, with amino-acid sequence MSSHQRPLWIWLATERDTRLIVGCFLGPRDTLGADGLWHSLEYPDLDVVCMTDRLAAYKSVVFGKLHRFGGTQYVERFNATLRARLAHLVRRSLAFSRRQSHLETVVWFFIHQDNASFP; translated from the coding sequence GTGAGCAGCCATCAACGACCCCTCTGGATCTGGCTGGCGACGGAGCGGGACACTCGACTGATCGTCGGGTGCTTCCTCGGTCCCCGTGACACCTTGGGCGCGGACGGGCTGTGGCATAGCCTGGAATATCCTGACCTGGACGTGGTCTGTATGACAGACCGCCTGGCCGCCTACAAAAGTGTCGTGTTTGGGAAGTTGCACCGCTTCGGTGGGACGCAGTATGTTGAGCGTTTCAACGCCACGTTGCGCGCCCGCCTGGCCCATCTGGTGCGCCGTTCCCTGGCCTTCAGTCGTCGCCAGTCGCATCTGGAGACCGTCGTCTGGTTCTTCATCCACCAGGACAACGCGTCATTCCCTTGA
- a CDS encoding transposase-like zinc-binding domain-containing protein, which translates to MNGIECPQCDAVRIVKNGHTQRGRQRHLCRACGFPKFRIEPPGTRRAPVGRGRTGCSQNRPQ; encoded by the coding sequence ATGAACGGTATCGAGTGTCCGCAGTGCGACGCCGTCCGCATCGTCAAAAACGGCCATACCCAGAGGGGCAGGCAACGCCACTTGTGTCGGGCGTGTGGCTTCCCAAAGTTCAGGATTGAACCCCCGGGAACGCGAAGGGCACCTGTTGGACGCGGCCGTACTGGTTGTTCCCAAAACCGGCCACAGTGA
- a CDS encoding hemolysin family protein — MLVAVNALYVAAEFATVGARRSRVQEASENGNRAAADLLEILKDPGRLDTYIAACQIGITLSSLVAGAYGQARLIPLLTPVVGPVGGPVLATILVLTLITALQVVLGELLPKTVALRYPERLAVAALRPMQFSLLVFRPLISLFNGSAFALMRVLNLRVDYSHAHVHSPEELEDLYRESARGGLIDASERAMVAGVLNVEDRVVREIMTPRTKLVSVPGHLTVHEALRRLANTPYTRFPVTGETPDDVIGIIHLRQLFLTGETQPGRRVSEVARAPLIVAESMAVPDLWRRLREASRHAAIAVDEYGSVAGMATLEDALEEIFGEMQDEFDREEEPLTVDGDRVTVRGDVRIDQLNDRFELDLPADEVDTVSGLIWHELGRLPMVADEVSVGEVIVRVEAMDRRAVQRASFTLPRGTVDGDTGRTI; from the coding sequence CTGCTGGTCGCCGTCAATGCTCTTTACGTCGCTGCCGAGTTCGCCACGGTCGGCGCGAGACGCTCCCGCGTGCAGGAAGCCTCCGAAAATGGGAACCGCGCGGCCGCGGACCTGCTGGAGATCCTGAAAGACCCAGGGCGCCTGGACACCTACATTGCCGCGTGCCAGATCGGCATTACCCTGAGCAGCCTGGTTGCGGGCGCGTACGGTCAGGCCCGGCTCATCCCTCTGCTCACCCCCGTGGTCGGCCCAGTGGGTGGTCCGGTCCTCGCGACCATCCTGGTGCTGACGTTGATTACGGCCTTGCAGGTGGTGCTCGGAGAGCTGCTGCCCAAAACGGTGGCGCTGCGTTACCCCGAGCGGCTGGCCGTGGCTGCTCTGCGGCCCATGCAGTTCAGTCTGCTTGTTTTTCGGCCCCTGATCAGCCTCTTCAACGGCTCGGCCTTTGCCCTGATGCGGGTCTTGAACCTCCGGGTGGATTACAGCCACGCGCACGTTCACTCGCCTGAGGAACTCGAGGACCTGTACCGCGAGAGTGCCCGCGGAGGCCTGATTGACGCCAGTGAGCGGGCCATGGTTGCGGGGGTGCTGAACGTCGAGGACCGGGTGGTGCGGGAGATCATGACCCCGCGTACGAAACTCGTCAGCGTGCCTGGGCACCTTACCGTGCACGAGGCCCTCAGGCGCCTGGCAAACACGCCGTACACCCGTTTCCCGGTGACGGGTGAAACGCCTGACGATGTGATCGGCATCATTCACCTGCGGCAACTCTTCCTGACGGGTGAAACCCAGCCGGGCCGGCGGGTGAGCGAGGTGGCCCGTGCGCCGCTGATTGTGGCGGAAAGTATGGCTGTCCCGGACCTCTGGAGGCGCCTGCGGGAAGCGTCGCGGCACGCCGCCATCGCTGTCGATGAGTACGGCAGCGTGGCGGGGATGGCGACCCTGGAAGACGCCCTTGAGGAGATCTTTGGGGAAATGCAGGACGAGTTCGACCGGGAGGAGGAGCCCCTGACGGTCGATGGTGACCGGGTGACGGTGCGTGGGGACGTGCGGATTGATCAGCTCAATGACCGCTTCGAACTGGACCTGCCTGCGGACGAGGTGGATACCGTCAGCGGTCTGATCTGGCATGAACTCGGCCGGCTGCCCATGGTGGCCGATGAGGTGAGCGTCGGTGAAGTGATCGTGCGGGTTGAGGCGATGGACCGCCGCGCAGTGCAGCGGGCGAGTTTCACGCTGCCCCGCGGCACGGTGGACGGGGACACCGGGCGGACCATCTGA
- a CDS encoding hemolysin family protein, which yields MLGTAFSTVVIIVLVVLNGLFVAAEFALVASRRSRLSALATAGNPAARWLAAVFDDETGKDRYVAAAQLGITLASVGLGMYGEPAIAGWLDGPFEEAGLSHAAAHTLAFILALSLVTFMHVVFGEMIPKALALQAPETVSLQVNPLMRAVGFLFRPLILLLSILALGLMRVLRIREPGKNTFLYTSKELSIVTDESADSGQLGQVQRDLIQNIFALEDRTAADLMTPRRSLEALSIRASPEEVTRRIAASPRSRYPVFEENLDEIIGVLHVKDFIRARVSGGSPQLDRLVRPLPSVAASSTAEHLLALFKRKRLHAALVVDASGGTLGFVTMDDLIEDVMEEEEAGTSGWVQVNADGSLTVDGQVTLSELREDHGLNLHSEDAMTAAELLLGEYGTVPAPGITVNVQGHDLTAEEVLGLKITRVRVRAVPAHQRPEQEPSSPSVQE from the coding sequence ATGCTGGGCACGGCCTTTTCCACCGTGGTGATCATCGTTCTGGTGGTGCTCAACGGCCTGTTCGTCGCTGCTGAATTCGCCCTGGTGGCGTCCCGGCGGTCCCGGCTGAGCGCGCTGGCGACGGCGGGCAATCCGGCGGCCCGCTGGCTGGCGGCCGTGTTCGATGATGAGACTGGAAAGGACCGCTACGTCGCCGCCGCGCAGCTGGGGATCACCCTCGCTTCGGTCGGGCTGGGCATGTACGGGGAACCCGCGATTGCCGGGTGGCTGGATGGGCCGTTCGAGGAAGCTGGGCTGTCTCACGCGGCGGCGCACACACTGGCGTTCATTCTCGCCTTGAGTCTGGTGACCTTCATGCACGTGGTGTTTGGGGAGATGATCCCGAAAGCGCTGGCCTTGCAGGCTCCGGAAACGGTCAGCCTGCAGGTGAATCCGCTGATGCGGGCCGTTGGCTTTCTTTTCCGGCCGCTGATCCTGTTGCTCAGTATCCTGGCGCTCGGGCTGATGCGCGTTCTGCGGATCCGGGAACCGGGAAAGAACACGTTTCTGTACACCAGCAAGGAACTCAGCATCGTTACGGATGAGAGTGCGGACAGTGGGCAGTTGGGGCAGGTGCAGCGCGACCTGATTCAGAACATCTTCGCGCTCGAGGACCGCACGGCTGCAGACCTGATGACGCCCCGGCGCAGCCTGGAGGCGCTGTCGATCCGCGCCTCGCCTGAGGAGGTCACCCGGCGGATTGCCGCTTCGCCGCGCAGCCGGTACCCGGTGTTTGAGGAGAACCTTGATGAGATCATCGGGGTGCTGCACGTCAAGGATTTCATCCGGGCGCGCGTGTCGGGTGGGTCCCCTCAACTGGACCGGCTGGTGCGGCCGTTACCGAGCGTCGCGGCGTCCTCAACGGCTGAGCATCTGCTGGCCCTGTTCAAGCGCAAACGCCTGCACGCGGCCCTGGTGGTGGATGCCTCCGGAGGCACCCTGGGGTTCGTGACCATGGATGACCTGATCGAGGATGTGATGGAGGAAGAGGAGGCGGGGACCTCCGGTTGGGTGCAGGTGAATGCGGACGGTTCCCTGACGGTGGACGGTCAGGTCACCCTCAGCGAACTGCGGGAGGACCATGGCCTGAACCTGCACAGTGAAGACGCGATGACCGCTGCGGAGCTGCTGTTGGGCGAGTACGGAACGGTCCCGGCCCCAGGTATCACGGTGAACGTGCAGGGCCATGACCTGACGGCAGAGGAAGTGCTTGGCCTCAAAATCACGCGCGTCCGGGTGAGGGCCGTGCCAGCCCATCAGCGGCCCGAACAGGAGCCGTCGAGCCCGTCGGTCCAGGAGTGA
- a CDS encoding transposase, whose translation MPLGVCAVRVYVATLEQGRHAMVAYAQRWKIELLFKYWKSSGFEWEATHLVHTDRINTLLCVVSIASVWAWHVGAIEHEQAPIRVLAHGRLAISIVRYGLNILKPAFVNLLWNPAPFAPHLPPLRPETVTYLLITAQVRLAPAQTRRRSSSPRHLKSDGNRYKATP comes from the coding sequence GTGCCCCTCGGGGTCTGCGCGGTGCGGGTGTATGTCGCGACCCTGGAACAGGGTCGTCACGCCATGGTCGCGTACGCACAGCGTTGGAAAATTGAATTGCTTTTCAAATACTGGAAAAGTTCAGGCTTCGAATGGGAGGCGACCCACCTCGTCCACACGGACCGGATCAACACCCTGCTCTGCGTCGTGTCCATCGCATCCGTCTGGGCCTGGCACGTGGGGGCCATTGAGCATGAGCAAGCACCCATCCGGGTGCTCGCTCATGGCCGACTCGCGATCTCCATCGTTCGGTACGGCCTCAATATCCTCAAGCCAGCGTTCGTCAATCTGCTGTGGAACCCCGCCCCCTTTGCTCCGCATCTTCCACCACTGCGCCCAGAAACGGTCACCTACTTATTGATAACGGCACAGGTTCGCCTTGCTCCCGCCCAGACCCGTCGGCGATCAAGCTCACCTAGACACCTGAAGTCTGACGGCAACCGATACAAAGCTACGCCGTGA
- a CDS encoding ABC transporter ATP-binding protein encodes MEINIDQLGYNYYLGTSKNPKEIQIIKDCTWLFKSGTFTSIRGSSGSGKSTLLSLIGLMDCPSTGEIAFDGKLVGRLSDSTQSKIRAKQIGFLFQDFRLVKSMTVFENIILALEISHGKSVNNLTKTKQILEKVDLSNRGLHYPAELSGGEMQRVALCRAIVKSPDLLLMDEPTGNLDAFNREIVMSIVSEFNKQGGTVLMVTHDEDTASCAKNHVVLTNGVITSERSHISK; translated from the coding sequence ATGGAAATAAATATTGATCAGCTAGGATATAATTATTATCTTGGCACTAGTAAGAATCCGAAGGAGATTCAAATTATCAAAGACTGCACTTGGCTATTCAAGAGCGGAACTTTTACTTCTATTCGAGGTTCGTCGGGTTCTGGAAAAAGCACTCTTTTGAGCCTCATAGGATTAATGGACTGTCCCTCAACTGGGGAAATTGCTTTTGATGGGAAATTAGTCGGTAGACTCAGTGATTCAACTCAAAGCAAGATACGTGCTAAACAAATAGGATTCCTTTTCCAAGACTTTCGGCTCGTTAAAAGCATGACCGTGTTTGAGAATATAATTTTAGCACTTGAAATATCTCACGGTAAGTCAGTAAACAATTTGACTAAGACTAAACAAATTCTCGAAAAGGTTGATCTATCAAACCGTGGATTACATTATCCTGCCGAGCTATCAGGCGGTGAAATGCAACGCGTCGCTCTCTGCCGAGCCATTGTAAAATCGCCAGATCTACTACTTATGGACGAGCCCACTGGAAACTTAGATGCCTTCAATCGTGAAATTGTAATGTCTATTGTCAGTGAATTTAACAAGCAGGGTGGGACTGTCTTGATGGTCACTCATGATGAGGACACCGCATCATGTGCCAAAAACCACGTTGTGTTAACCAATGGAGTTATAACAAGCGAGAGGAGTCACATTAGCAAATAA
- a CDS encoding IS630 family transposase, with amino-acid sequence MPSAMNFGSPPGQNRSRRSWKKKVAQGATLVSLDEVGFSLKGVRRRTWSTKGVTPLVTLRANWEKLSTIGAITSEGRFFQHTKSGAIRRGDVIRFFQHLLRHIRGEIVVVLDNAGIHRAKATQAFVQLHERLSLVFLPPYAPELNPIELVWAYVKRHVLGNFCARSITVLKAKLMTAWPQYPTVSQMCVLDGMNRSISRKRGTSS; translated from the coding sequence CTGCCGAGCGCAATGAACTTCGGATCGCCTCCTGGACAGAACAGGTCGCGCCGGAGTTGGAAAAAAAAGGTCGCCCAAGGCGCGACCCTCGTCTCTCTGGATGAAGTCGGATTCTCGTTGAAGGGCGTGCGGCGACGGACCTGGTCGACCAAGGGCGTGACGCCCTTGGTCACGCTGAGGGCGAACTGGGAGAAGCTGTCCACAATTGGAGCGATCACTTCGGAGGGACGCTTCTTCCAGCACACGAAGTCTGGGGCGATTCGTCGTGGGGACGTCATCCGATTCTTCCAGCATCTCCTGCGTCACATTCGGGGGGAGATCGTGGTCGTGCTGGACAACGCGGGGATCCACCGGGCGAAGGCAACACAGGCGTTCGTGCAACTGCACGAACGCCTGTCCTTGGTGTTTCTGCCGCCATACGCCCCAGAGTTGAACCCGATTGAGCTGGTCTGGGCGTACGTCAAACGGCATGTGCTGGGCAACTTCTGTGCCCGTTCGATCACTGTGCTGAAAGCGAAGCTCATGACGGCCTGGCCTCAGTACCCGACAGTTTCTCAGATGTGCGTCTTGGACGGCATGAACAGGTCAATCAGTCGTAAGAGGGGCACCTCTTCGTGA
- a CDS encoding phosphotransferase family protein: protein MALEPWRQLLQSSSPLHEVLRAWPLQGGVSATVTAVELRSSTGHLQTVVVRQYGQIDRTRNPHIARDEFRLLKILQSAGLYVPGPVAFDDTARVVPGPVLITTFVEGTTEIERSALPQAVVGLAAFLLQLHQHVDRTLVTTFLPRKVTLSPWPDSPDDTLSETTIRRVLDRHWPPPLNELCMVHGDVWPGNLLWQGDRLAAVIDWEDAGISDPLLDVSNARLELLFAFGKEAMEGFTEAYRAHSQCDFSALPLWDLYAALRPAGRLHTWGLEPEAEQRMRARHRWFVEQALGDAR from the coding sequence GTGGCCCTCGAACCTTGGCGTCAGTTGTTGCAGTCCAGTTCTCCACTCCATGAGGTGCTTCGGGCGTGGCCCCTTCAGGGCGGCGTCTCGGCCACGGTGACCGCTGTGGAACTGCGCTCCTCAACCGGGCACCTGCAGACGGTCGTTGTCCGCCAGTACGGCCAGATCGACCGGACGCGCAACCCGCATATCGCTCGGGATGAATTCAGACTGCTGAAAATACTTCAGTCCGCTGGGCTCTATGTGCCCGGCCCTGTCGCCTTCGACGACACCGCACGCGTCGTCCCGGGGCCTGTTCTCATCACCACCTTTGTTGAGGGAACAACCGAGATCGAGCGGTCAGCCCTTCCGCAGGCGGTTGTGGGCCTCGCGGCGTTTCTCCTGCAGTTGCATCAACATGTCGACCGAACGTTGGTGACGACCTTTCTGCCCCGGAAGGTCACCTTGTCGCCGTGGCCAGATTCCCCTGACGACACGCTCTCGGAAACGACAATCCGCCGCGTCCTGGACCGGCACTGGCCGCCGCCGTTGAATGAACTGTGCATGGTGCACGGCGACGTGTGGCCAGGGAACCTGCTGTGGCAAGGGGACCGGTTGGCCGCGGTGATCGACTGGGAAGATGCGGGGATCAGTGATCCCCTGCTGGATGTGAGCAACGCGCGCCTTGAACTTCTCTTCGCGTTTGGGAAAGAAGCGATGGAAGGCTTCACCGAGGCGTACCGGGCTCATTCGCAGTGTGACTTCAGCGCGCTGCCACTGTGGGATCTGTATGCCGCGTTGCGGCCGGCAGGACGCCTGCACACGTGGGGCCTGGAACCTGAGGCTGAGCAGCGGATGCGGGCGCGGCACCGCTGGTTTGTGGAACAGGCATTGGGCGACGCCCGCTGA
- a CDS encoding arsinothricin resistance N-acetyltransferase ArsN1 family A has translation MMPHHSRPATPTDASDLARIYNQGIEDRSSTFETRPRTPQDIETWFDGHPIVVVEQEGQIIAWASTSTYRTRDCYAGIAEFSVYVGRAKRGTGAGTAAMQALIPAARAAGYWKLLSRVFPENTASRKLLASVGFREVGTYEKHAQLDGVWKNVVIVELVL, from the coding sequence ATGATGCCCCACCACTCCCGCCCCGCGACCCCCACCGACGCGTCCGACCTGGCCCGCATCTATAACCAGGGCATCGAAGACCGCAGCAGCACCTTCGAAACCCGGCCCCGCACCCCGCAGGACATCGAAACCTGGTTCGACGGACACCCCATCGTCGTCGTCGAGCAGGAAGGCCAGATCATCGCCTGGGCCAGCACCAGCACCTACCGCACCCGCGACTGCTACGCCGGCATCGCCGAATTCAGTGTGTACGTGGGCCGGGCCAAACGGGGCACCGGAGCAGGCACAGCGGCCATGCAGGCTCTGATCCCCGCCGCCCGGGCAGCGGGGTACTGGAAACTCCTCTCCCGCGTGTTTCCAGAAAACACCGCGAGCCGGAAACTCCTGGCGTCCGTGGGGTTCCGGGAAGTCGGCACCTACGAGAAGCACGCGCAACTCGACGGTGTCTGGAAGAACGTGGTCATCGTCGAACTGGTGTTGTGA